Proteins encoded in a region of the Stieleria neptunia genome:
- a CDS encoding serine/threonine protein kinase, with protein sequence MTDTPRQTNNHPGSTIDAEIADLLDQYLREREQGRAVDRDQWLREHPEYAERLAECLRAAELFGGAETGGFDLPAEPVLPESIGDFEILSELGRGGMGVVYEAREKSLDRIVALKVMRFGIVDPQALDRFRREAETAGALHHTNIVPVYATGREGDTSWYAMQRIDGESLAARIGRFRREQTPPPLDAILDVGIQAADALCHAHERDVVHRDVKPANLILDQEDRVWLTDFGLARRLVDAGATVTGAILGTPRYMSPEQADLRSTDVDHRSDIYSLGATLYEMATTRPPFEGDDPLSLITKIRNEDPPALRTLRSDLPRDLEVVLHKTMEKDACRRYQSAAQFADDLRAVRDDHPIHARPLSTLEKAARWTRKHQSRVRVVAAAMAVTAVLIAALLSGIDQWRERQLGSFRVRAGGGPYEATIVPVGESALSDATMEVTLPMQNHRQRIAGDYDMMVAPTGRWSQTLRLPITRGMPSEYRITSRPDPSKQISINDAAVVTVSDESTPAILWRRDGVLKRVTWDADRQWELDVHSIDTTLTDLDGSNADETETIPVNFADTQPPANFDPGHRHIDDQPLLTQGVAALRTPIDLDGDQRTDTLVVATDQQALLAVDHRGNILWSRSYAFANLPSKSTLPNPYNPRARLRFPGIFDLQDVGDRDDDGISDLFVMFVHYRIAVQTDVCLAVVSGKTGAVIRRHHQVVKTPANGFWPADAIFHPDKHQYRSFSGLSFSADSAFRAGHRQLGDFFTRHTRNGTPIRVPVPSPPQVLRHDDSLHVVLLIGDQCHLIDWDQTPASAVTITLPFMPARAPRIANPRGDARLIFHDHQESRNKTARFSGTEISAYDLSGVQQWSRQMDHVQWRNSIDRNHADWPYVTDINGDGADELIVPRSGYRNGVDLGVQLLDAATGMPIWTDPTPYTALRSVDDGLCRITVTDDINDDGCSDIATAVIAAEGSRQAAADLPDPTAYVYVDWISGKSGKVLGWARHRIPVFGDQIRVAQIDAIRSGFPETPSGTIEIDFVTGDRSLDVMLESTVIRFHPSRPTPVAIAAGLDVCPSPTDSTSPVRVYRRRGGPFGVGEDHLVLLRSQSSPLIRLGETTLLASWAGASGRPLIAASGFQPTRTSVIDAVSGQTVWNSDRADGGTWIPIKHHDGRVDFLVQDQTGNESPSRLVDGETGAELCRLQDDVGGRVILVESLDDRKSILIVGDGRLARRTPAGVLVQPVNAFQMSLISRTTGEIRWSHPFLFGASRINTPTGYDHLKFADVNGDGVQDIVGPHSHDDQLFLAAWDGSNGEMLWERSVYQRPTRSDYWIPFALVAIDGQTHVVYLGATSAENTLRKLVLCGPDGKLVDSIEPENAESLVFVDGAYASRYLAIADATSSDGAPMLALSREANGKASCQIFDLSGKQFQSIRQFNETAENFYVVGMWFFDIDNDGVKERVVMDRVTPPQDESTPTSDRRPSLVIRCYPMLQADPRCRITIPDANGIQRVYWKWDHNVPISWLHLDQNRLVAIDWSRQQILTETSSDPESPSNVPLVCRYDETHTRMVSPTLDGIAFQDLHFTAPHEAVVVTTHREFDPRRMRPLFASIGGDITLGQWGLNLLRGGLALGILLILPLWYLKRTLAERRWSLAWLLLAPLLVGIWMVIWQSPWLREPNLLINLLNGVTAWMCGVALLIALRDKQDGRGDSIRLMLSVGTPVVFLALVVFAYLLRPDPQNLRHTVDVAGIARVALFSFAVVVQIYWILRILASAVHRIGRLLGRQAAT encoded by the coding sequence ATGACCGACACGCCACGCCAGACGAATAACCACCCCGGATCGACGATCGACGCCGAAATCGCTGATCTGCTGGATCAATACCTCAGAGAGCGCGAGCAGGGTCGGGCCGTCGATCGCGACCAATGGCTCCGCGAGCACCCCGAATACGCCGAGCGATTGGCCGAGTGCCTACGCGCGGCGGAGTTGTTCGGCGGTGCGGAAACCGGCGGATTTGATCTGCCGGCCGAGCCCGTGCTTCCCGAGTCGATCGGTGATTTCGAAATTCTCTCCGAACTCGGCCGCGGCGGCATGGGCGTCGTCTACGAAGCCCGCGAAAAATCGCTCGATCGAATCGTCGCCCTCAAGGTGATGCGGTTCGGGATCGTCGACCCCCAGGCGCTCGACCGGTTCCGTCGCGAAGCCGAAACGGCGGGCGCGCTCCATCACACCAATATCGTTCCGGTTTACGCGACCGGACGCGAAGGCGACACGAGTTGGTATGCGATGCAGCGGATCGACGGCGAGAGTCTGGCCGCGCGGATCGGACGCTTCCGACGAGAGCAGACGCCGCCGCCACTCGATGCGATTCTCGACGTCGGAATCCAAGCCGCCGATGCCCTCTGCCACGCGCATGAGCGTGACGTGGTCCATCGTGATGTCAAACCGGCCAACTTGATTTTGGATCAGGAAGACCGCGTATGGTTGACGGATTTCGGTTTGGCCCGGCGACTGGTCGATGCCGGCGCGACGGTCACCGGCGCGATCCTGGGCACGCCGCGGTACATGAGTCCCGAGCAAGCGGACCTGCGTTCCACCGACGTGGATCATCGCAGCGACATCTATTCTCTCGGCGCGACGCTGTACGAGATGGCGACCACGCGGCCGCCGTTTGAAGGCGACGATCCGTTGTCGTTGATCACCAAGATCCGGAATGAAGACCCACCCGCCTTGCGCACCCTTCGCTCCGATCTGCCTCGCGATTTGGAGGTCGTCCTGCACAAGACGATGGAGAAAGACGCATGCCGCCGCTATCAATCCGCCGCACAGTTTGCGGACGACTTGCGTGCCGTTCGTGACGATCATCCGATCCACGCCCGCCCGCTTTCGACCTTGGAAAAAGCGGCACGTTGGACTCGCAAACATCAATCGCGTGTCCGAGTCGTCGCCGCCGCGATGGCGGTCACGGCGGTGTTGATTGCCGCACTACTGTCTGGAATCGATCAGTGGCGTGAACGTCAACTGGGATCGTTTCGCGTTCGCGCCGGCGGTGGACCCTACGAAGCGACCATCGTTCCGGTCGGTGAATCGGCCTTGTCGGATGCGACAATGGAAGTGACGCTTCCGATGCAAAACCATCGACAGCGAATCGCCGGTGACTATGACATGATGGTTGCACCGACGGGCCGATGGAGTCAGACGCTACGGTTGCCGATCACCCGAGGCATGCCCAGCGAGTATCGAATCACGAGCCGGCCTGACCCGTCCAAGCAGATTTCGATCAACGATGCAGCGGTCGTGACCGTCTCCGATGAATCGACTCCGGCGATCCTGTGGCGACGCGACGGCGTGCTGAAACGCGTGACATGGGACGCCGACCGACAGTGGGAACTCGACGTCCATTCCATCGACACCACGCTGACCGATCTCGATGGATCAAACGCAGACGAAACCGAGACAATCCCCGTCAATTTTGCCGACACACAACCGCCCGCAAATTTTGATCCCGGGCATCGTCACATCGACGACCAACCGCTGTTGACGCAAGGCGTTGCTGCACTGCGCACTCCGATCGACCTGGACGGCGATCAACGAACCGACACGCTGGTCGTCGCAACGGATCAACAAGCCTTGTTGGCGGTCGATCATCGCGGAAACATCTTGTGGTCGCGGTCCTACGCCTTTGCCAACCTGCCCAGCAAATCGACGTTGCCGAATCCGTACAACCCTCGCGCCAGACTCCGATTCCCGGGCATCTTCGATCTGCAGGATGTCGGCGATCGAGACGACGACGGAATCAGCGACCTGTTCGTCATGTTCGTGCACTATCGAATCGCTGTTCAGACGGATGTCTGCTTGGCCGTCGTCAGTGGAAAAACCGGTGCTGTGATCCGGCGGCATCATCAAGTGGTGAAGACACCCGCCAACGGATTCTGGCCGGCCGACGCCATTTTTCATCCCGACAAACACCAGTATCGATCGTTCAGCGGTCTGTCGTTCAGCGCGGACTCGGCGTTTCGCGCGGGGCATCGTCAGTTAGGTGATTTTTTTACCAGGCATACACGCAATGGAACCCCGATACGCGTCCCGGTCCCCAGCCCGCCCCAAGTCCTGCGTCACGACGACTCGCTGCACGTCGTCCTGTTGATCGGAGACCAATGTCATCTCATCGATTGGGATCAAACACCCGCGTCCGCGGTGACGATCACGTTGCCATTCATGCCCGCCCGAGCGCCCCGAATTGCCAACCCGCGCGGTGATGCAAGATTGATCTTTCACGATCACCAAGAATCTCGGAATAAGACGGCTCGATTCAGCGGCACGGAGATCTCCGCCTATGACTTAAGTGGCGTGCAGCAATGGAGTCGGCAAATGGATCATGTCCAGTGGCGGAATTCGATCGACCGCAACCACGCCGATTGGCCCTACGTCACCGACATCAATGGCGACGGAGCGGACGAACTCATCGTGCCCCGCAGCGGATACCGCAACGGCGTCGATTTGGGTGTGCAATTGTTAGACGCCGCGACGGGCATGCCGATTTGGACGGACCCGACGCCCTACACGGCGTTGCGATCCGTTGACGATGGCCTGTGCCGAATCACCGTGACCGATGACATCAATGATGACGGGTGCAGTGACATCGCCACGGCCGTCATCGCGGCAGAGGGATCAAGGCAAGCAGCGGCAGACCTTCCCGATCCAACGGCTTACGTTTACGTCGATTGGATCTCGGGAAAATCAGGCAAGGTCTTGGGCTGGGCAAGGCATCGGATTCCTGTGTTCGGCGACCAAATTCGCGTCGCCCAGATCGACGCGATTCGTAGCGGATTTCCCGAGACGCCATCGGGTACGATCGAAATTGATTTTGTCACCGGTGACCGCAGCTTGGACGTGATGCTGGAGTCAACGGTCATTCGTTTTCACCCCAGCCGTCCGACGCCCGTCGCCATCGCCGCGGGGCTGGATGTCTGTCCCAGTCCCACCGATTCGACGTCACCGGTGCGCGTCTACCGCCGCCGCGGTGGTCCCTTCGGCGTCGGTGAAGATCACCTGGTCCTGTTGCGGTCCCAGTCGTCGCCGCTGATCCGTTTGGGCGAGACCACCTTGCTGGCATCGTGGGCCGGTGCATCGGGCCGACCCCTGATTGCCGCGTCTGGGTTTCAGCCGACCCGCACCAGCGTCATCGATGCCGTCTCTGGTCAGACGGTATGGAACAGCGATCGCGCCGACGGCGGCACCTGGATACCCATCAAACATCATGACGGACGCGTTGATTTTCTGGTTCAGGATCAAACCGGAAACGAATCGCCGTCGCGACTAGTCGATGGGGAAACGGGCGCTGAATTATGCCGCTTGCAGGACGACGTGGGGGGCCGAGTCATCCTGGTGGAGTCGCTTGATGATAGAAAATCAATTCTGATCGTTGGCGATGGCCGACTCGCCCGCCGCACACCGGCTGGCGTGCTGGTGCAACCGGTCAATGCGTTTCAAATGTCGCTGATCAGTCGAACGACCGGCGAGATCCGTTGGTCGCACCCCTTTCTGTTCGGAGCGTCCCGCATCAACACTCCCACCGGTTACGACCATCTCAAGTTTGCGGACGTCAACGGCGACGGCGTGCAGGACATTGTCGGTCCCCACTCGCACGACGACCAACTGTTTCTCGCCGCCTGGGATGGTTCCAACGGCGAGATGCTTTGGGAACGTTCGGTCTATCAGCGACCGACTCGAAGCGATTATTGGATTCCGTTTGCATTGGTTGCCATCGATGGCCAAACACACGTCGTTTACTTGGGCGCCACATCCGCAGAGAACACGTTGCGAAAATTGGTGCTCTGTGGGCCCGACGGTAAACTCGTTGACTCGATCGAGCCGGAGAACGCGGAGTCCCTCGTTTTCGTTGATGGTGCCTACGCGAGCCGTTACCTGGCCATCGCCGATGCGACGAGTTCGGACGGCGCCCCGATGCTCGCCCTGAGCCGCGAAGCGAACGGGAAAGCGAGCTGTCAGATCTTCGACCTGAGCGGCAAGCAATTCCAAAGCATTCGGCAGTTCAACGAAACGGCGGAGAATTTTTATGTGGTCGGCATGTGGTTTTTTGACATCGACAATGACGGCGTCAAAGAACGCGTCGTGATGGACCGTGTCACTCCGCCGCAGGACGAATCGACACCCACGTCTGATCGCCGCCCGTCACTTGTCATCCGCTGCTACCCGATGCTGCAGGCTGATCCGCGATGCCGGATCACCATTCCCGATGCCAACGGCATCCAACGGGTCTACTGGAAATGGGATCACAATGTGCCGATCAGTTGGCTGCATCTCGACCAAAACCGTCTCGTCGCGATCGATTGGTCGCGACAGCAGATTTTGACCGAAACGAGTAGCGATCCAGAATCACCCTCAAACGTACCGCTCGTTTGCCGGTACGATGAGACGCACACTCGAATGGTTTCTCCAACGCTCGATGGGATCGCATTTCAAGACCTCCATTTCACAGCACCTCACGAAGCCGTCGTGGTGACGACGCATCGAGAATTTGATCCGCGTCGCATGCGGCCCTTGTTCGCTTCGATCGGAGGGGACATCACGCTGGGGCAATGGGGGCTTAATCTGCTTCGCGGCGGGCTCGCGTTGGGTATCTTGTTGATCCTGCCGCTTTGGTATCTAAAACGGACGCTGGCAGAACGACGCTGGAGTCTCGCGTGGTTGTTGTTGGCGCCGTTGCTGGTCGGCATTTGGATGGTGATCTGGCAAAGTCCATGGTTGCGCGAGCCCAACCTATTGATCAATCTATTAAACGGCGTCACCGCTTGGATGTGCGGCGTGGCATTGTTGATCGCATTGCGCGACAAACAAGACGGCCGGGGAGATTCGATCCGCTTGATGCTTTCGGTCGGTACGCCCGTCGTCTTCTTGGCCCTTGTCGTGTTTGCCTATCTGCTGCGTCCCGACCCGCAAAATTTGCGTCATACCGTCGACGTCGCAGGAATTGCTCGTGTCGCGTTGTTTAGCTTTGCCGTCGTGGTACAAATCTATTGGATCTTGCGAATTCTGGCTTCGGCAGTGCACCGGATCGGTAGACTGCTGGGGAGGCAAGCGGCGACGTGA
- a CDS encoding serine/threonine-protein kinase: protein MSPDSPLDDVEALRAIEDVCTRFENADPSERDIEVFCQGFSGEQRTALLRELIGLDMELRRRAGQSCQLSDYTGFTELNRSLLEAVPSTFLNTNFQNLVDDSAKPTSPRYQVGELIGSGGIGDVYRVDDTFGQRPLALKTLKRQFQAHQSAIDRFHREGLLTGTLQHPGIPPVYDHGTLEDGTPFFSMKLVEGQTLQQILKSRQAQRDDLGDLIGIFENVSQTIAYAHSQGVIHRDLKPHNIMVGRFGEIQVMDWGLAKRLGGDSESDQDVATEPTRSAVETDRSAVTQDPSSGETPHGSDLTTAGDIVGTPGYMAPEQARGDVDCIDARVDVFGLGAILFQILTGQTLFQGVSRDETIERTRRGELVDAMRHLDQLRGDDTLILLCRRCLNPDPAGRPVDAAEVAGVTQDYLAGLQHRIRQAEIERSRSEVRMIESRKRQRWIVGLTGALAAVAILSSVIVSDQWIKAKRAAAAESMARDIAEQEAEATTEVNEFLDEILTSSLPERLGHDVTLREVIDHALPVLDGKFTGRPHVEGSIRRTLGESYRWLGEPDIAERQYRLALAAFEDANSYNELEVLETKDRLAGVLRSRGDEGDFAESKRLRTEVLTRTRELLGESHERTIAAMNNLGTVLIEMNELDQAAELFRAALRQIDASPHPEQYSRPALLVNLADVDRMKGQWDSAEAIYLDVLGDPQASTYESDLAMIQLGQMFQSAERYDASLHYLRQSFEVREQYYGPRHPLTLSAMRKMSRVMDEAERYDELLELLGESLDRHAQEYLPAAGPICEARSLMAKALIGLGRVEEAEQYLEETIELISSERGAKHKYALAAKKQLDALRTAD from the coding sequence ATGAGCCCCGATTCACCTCTCGACGACGTTGAAGCACTTCGCGCGATCGAAGACGTCTGCACGCGATTCGAAAATGCCGATCCGAGCGAGCGCGACATTGAAGTGTTCTGTCAAGGATTTTCCGGCGAGCAGCGAACCGCATTGCTGCGTGAATTGATCGGATTGGATATGGAATTGCGGCGCCGCGCGGGCCAATCGTGTCAACTGTCCGACTACACGGGATTCACAGAGCTGAACCGGTCGCTCTTGGAGGCCGTTCCGTCGACGTTTTTGAACACAAACTTTCAGAACTTGGTCGACGACTCAGCGAAACCCACCTCGCCGCGCTATCAGGTCGGCGAGTTGATCGGCAGTGGCGGGATCGGCGACGTCTACCGAGTCGATGACACCTTTGGCCAACGCCCCCTGGCGCTCAAAACGCTCAAACGCCAATTCCAAGCACACCAATCAGCAATCGATCGCTTTCATCGCGAAGGCCTGCTGACCGGAACGTTGCAGCACCCCGGCATTCCACCGGTCTATGATCACGGGACGCTCGAAGATGGCACGCCCTTCTTCTCGATGAAATTGGTCGAGGGTCAAACGTTGCAGCAAATCCTAAAATCGCGACAAGCACAGCGCGACGACTTGGGGGACTTGATCGGGATCTTCGAAAACGTCTCGCAGACGATCGCGTATGCCCATTCGCAAGGCGTCATTCACCGGGATTTGAAACCGCACAACATCATGGTCGGCCGATTCGGTGAAATTCAGGTCATGGACTGGGGATTGGCAAAACGGTTGGGCGGCGATTCCGAATCGGATCAAGACGTTGCGACCGAGCCGACACGCAGCGCTGTCGAGACGGATCGATCGGCGGTCACGCAAGACCCGTCATCTGGCGAGACACCGCACGGCAGCGATTTGACCACGGCGGGTGATATTGTCGGGACGCCGGGCTACATGGCGCCCGAGCAAGCGCGCGGCGATGTCGATTGCATCGATGCCCGCGTCGATGTGTTTGGCCTGGGAGCGATCCTGTTTCAAATACTCACCGGTCAAACGCTTTTTCAGGGCGTCTCACGTGACGAAACCATCGAGCGAACCCGTCGTGGTGAATTGGTCGACGCGATGCGTCATCTCGACCAACTGCGAGGGGACGACACCCTGATTCTCCTTTGTCGTCGCTGTTTGAATCCCGACCCGGCCGGCCGGCCTGTCGATGCGGCGGAGGTCGCAGGGGTCACGCAAGACTATCTCGCGGGCTTGCAGCACCGAATACGCCAAGCGGAAATCGAACGCTCTCGTTCGGAAGTTCGCATGATCGAATCACGCAAACGGCAGCGATGGATCGTCGGATTGACCGGTGCGTTGGCGGCCGTCGCGATCTTGTCGTCGGTTATCGTCAGCGATCAGTGGATCAAAGCAAAGCGGGCTGCCGCAGCCGAATCGATGGCGCGTGACATCGCGGAACAGGAAGCGGAGGCGACGACGGAGGTCAACGAGTTTCTCGACGAAATTCTGACCTCAAGTTTACCAGAGCGTCTCGGCCACGACGTGACGCTGCGAGAAGTGATCGATCATGCCCTGCCGGTACTGGATGGCAAGTTTACCGGCCGGCCGCATGTCGAAGGATCCATCCGCAGAACACTAGGGGAATCCTATCGTTGGCTTGGCGAGCCCGACATCGCAGAACGGCAATATCGACTCGCATTGGCGGCATTTGAAGATGCCAACTCCTACAACGAACTCGAAGTCCTGGAGACCAAAGACCGGCTTGCCGGCGTGTTGCGTTCACGCGGCGACGAGGGCGACTTCGCAGAATCAAAACGATTGAGAACCGAAGTGCTCACGCGGACGCGAGAACTGCTCGGTGAATCTCACGAACGAACGATCGCCGCGATGAACAACTTGGGCACGGTGCTGATCGAGATGAACGAACTTGACCAAGCCGCCGAACTGTTTCGAGCCGCCTTGCGTCAAATCGATGCCTCACCCCATCCGGAACAATACTCCCGACCGGCGTTGTTGGTGAATCTGGCGGACGTCGATCGAATGAAAGGCCAGTGGGATTCCGCCGAAGCTATCTACCTGGACGTGCTCGGCGACCCACAAGCTTCCACGTACGAAAGCGACCTCGCGATGATTCAGTTGGGACAAATGTTCCAATCGGCCGAGCGATACGACGCGTCGCTTCACTATCTGCGTCAGTCGTTCGAAGTCCGCGAACAATATTACGGACCGCGGCATCCGCTGACCTTGTCGGCGATGCGAAAAATGTCGCGTGTGATGGACGAAGCGGAGCGATACGACGAGTTGTTGGAGTTGCTCGGCGAAAGTCTGGATCGACACGCCCAAGAGTATTTGCCGGCGGCGGGACCCATCTGCGAGGCGCGATCCCTGATGGCCAAGGCCCTGATCGGTCTGGGACGTGTTGAGGAGGCTGAGCAATATCTCGAAGAAACCATCGAACTGATCAGCAGCGAGCGCGGCGCCAAACACAAGTACGCTCTGGCCGCAAAAAAACAACTCGACGCACTGCGGACAGCAGACTAG
- a CDS encoding ECF-type sigma factor — protein MISDQLDDSVLQTVALLRLEGDSVDEIAQRLGCAKRSVERRLNLIRTIWQSDEQ, from the coding sequence TTGATCAGTGACCAGCTCGACGATTCCGTGCTGCAAACCGTCGCGTTGCTGCGGCTGGAAGGAGACAGCGTCGACGAGATCGCGCAGCGTCTCGGATGTGCCAAGCGGTCGGTCGAGCGGCGATTGAATCTGATCCGAACGATCTGGCAGTCCGACGAGCAATGA